From the genome of Uranotaenia lowii strain MFRU-FL chromosome 1, ASM2978415v1, whole genome shotgun sequence, one region includes:
- the LOC129737878 gene encoding uncharacterized protein K02A2.6-like: MPNADQFKQVLRSDLLLAHYNPELETIVAADASNYGVGACLMHRYADAPYHPQSNGQAERFVDTLKRSLRKIMPSTGNSIAKSLQIFLSTYRSTPNKSAPEGKSPAEILMGRKHRTMLDLLKPKKFESDHLHVEQEVQNNQFNRKHGARFRTFKKGDHVYASTIKTGKLVWMEAVIIERIGNVMFNVWLNQQRRLIRSHTNQLRARGDHQVEALVPEDQRVSSRLPLHVLLGDFGLSNSEGEDELLIPDTPNTVEQLPKEKNRPAVLLRRSTRIRRMPTRYNPYFYK, translated from the exons ATGCCAAATGCCGATCAGTTCAAACAAGTGCTACGATCAGACCTTCTTCTGGCTCACTACAACCCTGAGTTGGAAACAATCGTGGCAGCTGATGCGTCTAACTACGGTGTCGGTGCCTGTCTAATGCATCGCTATGCTGATG CTCCATATCATCCTCAATCAAACGGCCAGGCCGAACGATTTGTGGATACCCTAAAGCGCAGCCTTCGCAAAATAATGCCCAGCACAGGAAACTCGATTGCCAAATCActgcaaatatttttatcaacatATCGAAGCACTCCTAACAAATCGGCACCAGAAGGTAAATCCCCAGCGGAAATCCTGATGGGGAGGAAACATAGGACAATGTTGGATCTACTGAAACCCAAGAAGTTTGAATCAGACCATCTGCATGTGGAGCAAGAAGTTCAAAACAACCAATTCAACAGGAAGCATGGGGCGCGGTTTCGAACTTTTAAAAAAGGTGATCACGTCTACGCCTCAACTATCAAGACTGGGAAATTGGTATGGATGGAGGCTGTCATCATCGAGCGAATCGGGAACGTGATGTTCAACGTGTGGTTGAACCAACAGCGAAGACTCATCCGCTCTCATACGAACCAGTTGCGTGCTCGGGGGGACCATCAAGTCGAGGCCTTAGTACCTGAGGATCAGCGTGTATCGAGTAGGCTTCCGTTACATGTTCTACTTGGTGATTTCGGGTTGAGTAATTCTGAAGGCGAGGATGAATTACTGATTCCAGATACACCGAACACAGTGGAGCAGCTTcctaaggaaaaaaatcgtcCTGCTGTTCTTCTGAGAAGGTCAACAAGAATAAGGAGAATGCCGACTCGGTACAACCCATACTTCTATAAATAA